The genomic interval GGGTGGGGGATGTTGTCACAAGTCTCATCATCACCTCCATGACTCTCCCCCACAGGAGCAGATGGCAGGAGAAGGAGGCCCGGCTCCGAAGGACAGTCACACGGTTACTGAAGTGTGATGTCACCGAGCCACACCCACTGGGGCCAGCCCAGGTGCTACCAGCTGACTGCGTGCTGACCCTGCTGGCCCTGGAGTGCGCCTGTCATGATGTGGACACCTACAGGGCAGCCATTCGGAACCTGGTCAGCCTCCTGAAGCCAGGAGGGTACCTGGTCACTGCAGTTACCCTGGGTTTCCAGGGCTACATTGTGGGCAACAAGAATTTCTTTGGGCTCCACCTAGAGAAGGAGACAGTGGAGAAGGCCTTGCAGGACGCTGGCTGCCAGGTGCTGAGGTGCCAGCACAGCCCCATAAGCTACACAGAGACCTTCTGCATCAGCAAGGGCATGTGCTTCGCAGTCGCCCGCAAGAGTCCCAGTGCCTAAGCCAGCTGGCAAGAGGGCCTGCCCAAAGGGGGCTCAGGGTCAGAGTTTCCAGTCTCCCGCCACAACCCCTCAGAGCAGGGCCAACAGGAATTTCACCCCTGCACTCCTATTGCTTCCACCCAAGGTCATAGTGAAAAGCAGGGTCTCCCTTGTACCCAGCGCAGGGACCTGTCCCCCATACCCCCTTTTGGTTCAAGGTGTACcaaaaatcagcaaaataaagGAACTCAACTGCATACTGTCTTGATTGGGGTTCCCCCCAAAGCAGACCCTGAGTCAAGGATTGGAGGGCAGAGTTTATCTGAAAGGGGGTCCCAGGAAATACCAATAGGAGAGGGCCGAGGGGGCGGGtcaaggaaggcaggcaggctggtAATAAAGGGGTGTCATCAGGCCCATCACCACCATGCAGCTCACCTGTGTGGGCCCTCAGAGTCATCCCACCCCAGGAAGCTGGGACACTTGGTCAACACCTCCCAGGGGCATAGCTGAGGACTCCCCCAGGGCCACTGACTGGGCAGGAAATCTTCAACCTGCCTGTTCATGGGCCGGAGGAGGAGAGGGGCTCAGGCAAGAGCTTGTAGGGCTGGTCCCTGGAAGTTGGGCCCAGGccgaggggaaggggaggaggctcCAAGAGCTTCTGCAGCAGACATGATGCCCCACAGGGGGCTGGAATGTGGGGCAGTTCTAGGAGGCCTGGCCCTTCTGCCCAAGGAACAGGACCTCAGGTTCTCAAAGCCCAAAGGCATCTGCAAGAACTAGATGATTTCTAGGCCAAACTCctattcccccacccccgcccaggtGGGAAGAATCAAGATCTGGTCACTGTGGCTCAAGCATGCAGAGCTGGGACTGAAGCAGGGCTCCAGGTTAGGATGGATCTGGGGGAGATGCTGCTGCCAGGAATAGGGCATGAGGTAGGCCCTGGAGGaaccagagggaggcaggggtcagTTCCCAGCCCATGGACTCTGTGACCCACCCTCTTTCTTCCTGAGGCCATCCATGGGCTCAGAACCTTGGGGCTCAGAAAAATGTCTCAACACATAACTGCCCACAAGCCCCCCCCACCAACCTGGCTGCTGCCTCCTGTCCTGCAGCCACCACAGGGCTCCCTGAACCAGTCCAGTGACCTCCCACCTCCATGTCCTCGCTGCTATGGactgcttctctctcctccagcccATGTTCCAGCTCTGAACAGCTCCTAACAAGGTGTGCGGGAAAGGACAGTGACAGGGAGCAGGGCTGAGCCAGGACCCCTGGCCCAGATAAAAGCGCAGCCTGATGCCGAAGCCCAGCGTTTTCCAAATTGCTTCCATTGTGCTCCTGAGGGTCCTGAGCCTCGTGGCAGAGGGCAGCGCCAGCAGAGTCCTCCTCCTTCCAACTTTGGCTGGGACTTGGGGTGCTGACAGCAGGGAAGAGGCGAAGTGAAGCGGCAATGGCTTCCCATGACCACCAGAGGGCAGTGCAGGGCAGAGAGCGGCCAGCAGAGGTGCAGGGAGGGCAGAGGTCAGAGGCCTCCAGGGCAAAGAAAACTCCTCACCAGCACAGAAGCCAGGACCAGCCCACTCAGAGGAACCTGGAAACCCTTGGGCTGGCAGGGCCTCCTGGAAGCCAGAAACCTCCTGTCTTTGTGGGTCCTCAAAACTGCATTTCAGCTGGGACCCGGGTACCTGGGCTTGGCAAACGCATGTGCATGGAGTCACCTGGGGAGCCTGTTCAACCTGGATTCTGACCCAGTAGGTCAGATGCAGTAGAGGCTGAGATGCTGccttcccatcaaggctcaggcTCTCCTGATGATGCCATTCCAAGGGCCATACTTGAAATAGCAAGGCGGCAAGAAATGCATCTTCATTTCTGACTTTTCTGTGATGTAACAGGGTTCCAGGGCACACTTTGGCGTGGGCACACCTCACTTCTCTGGCTCCTGTCCCCAGAGAGGGAGGAGAACCCGGGCTCCACCCAGAAAACATCCCCCACTCCCCTTCCCTTAACCTGGGCGTGATGGGCTCTCCCCACTCTGGTCTCTGATAatcttctgcagcatatggagctcctcaGGGCAAAGACTGGGTATGCCCCCAGACACCCCAACTCCACAGGCTCCTTTCTCTTCTGGCAGGACCTGATAGTGCCTAGGCAGATGTGTATTTCCAGCAGCTAGACACCTTACAGCCAGCTCTTCGTGGCAGTGGATCCCTCCTCCATCACTAGTCCTTTGCTCAGTGCCTAGGAGCCAGTGGGGACAGGGTGGTTTGTGTTGCAGATTTCCAACTTGAGGCCCAAAGATGCAGAGACTTCTACCAGGGGCCCCCTACCACATTCCCAACTCTACTCCCTCAAAGAAGCCTGGGTAGAGGCTTGGGTGGGGGTCTCACCCTGGATATGCATTAGAATCACCCAGGTAGCTATAACCTTCCAGCGGACTGGGCCTCCCCCCGTGCCCCATGGGGACCCAGGTAGCAGTGTTTCATAACGCTCTCCTGGTGAGTCGGATGCCTACTCCAGATGGAGAACTACTGTCCTGGGCCAGAGCTTTTTACTCAGGAACCACCAAGTAAAAAACGTTGAGTCCAATAAAATGTAGAGTCCAACGTGATAGGCCTTAGGTGGGCTAACAATgcgcatttctttttttttttttttttttgtctttttgtctgttgttgttgttgctatttcttgggccgctcccgcggcatatggaggttcccaggctaggggtcgaatcggagctgtagccaccggcctacgccagagccacagcaacgcgggatccgagccgcgtctgcaacctacaccacagctcacggcaacgccggatcgttaacccactgagcaagggcaaggaccgaacccgcaacctcatggttcctagtcggattcgttaaccactgcgccacgacgggaactccacaatgcgCATTTCTAACCTGTTCCCAGGTGATACACTCACCTCTGATCTCAGCACCAGTCTGGGTAGGAAGAGTACAGAGAAGGgcacctccctccacccctagGCTGGACTGACGctagctgggggaggggaccaaGGAACACAATAATGTTGTCCTAGGGCAAAGCAATGACCCCTGACCTGGCCAATAACCCTATACCCTTCAGACCTGGGGTCCTGAATGATTCACAAAAGCCTTCTCAATCATCAAAGCCAGATCTCTCTGTGTTGCCTCCACGGCTGTGCCACTGGGAAGGCCCAAGAGTCCCTCATTCCTTCCCGAGGATCACCCACAGAGCAAGTGTCTGTATCTTATCCCTCCTTGCTCTCCTGCCTTCCTGACCACAGTGTCCAGCTGCCTCTCCACATCCCTGGCCCTTGAGCCCTCTAACTTAGCAGGTCTGCTTACTAGGGAAAGTGCTAGAAACGCAGACTGTTGGGCCCCAGCCTGACCTGCTGAAGCAGATCTGCACTTTAACaggaccccagggcctttgcctgCATATTAAGTCCTCAGAGGAATGGACAGAGAAATAGAGACAGAAGACAGGAGGCAGACGGGGAGGAGGGACAGAAGGGAGGACTCCGGGCTCCTTCTCAGCAGCTTCCTCTGAGGCCCTCCTCACACTCTCCTCTCAGCTCGGtggctgtggggggggggtcccctgcCTCCCACATGGAGCAGATTCTCCCTCCTTAGCCTCTCCATTCGCCACCGCATCCCCCATTTACTGCCTCCATCGCTCAGGTTATTGCTTCGCGTCTctacctcctccctccctggaaACTCTATTCCCTCGTTTCCCTGGGGCTCCCCCAGTGCCCAtcagcatctggtgttgctgcacgaGGATCTTTGAACAAAGAGGGTGACGATGTGAAACTCAGGATCATGGGCTTGTGGCTGCTGCAACTTTCACGCTCTGAACTTCAAAGCTGCTAAACCCACCCAATCCAGCCACTTGGTCTCTTTCTCTATATTTCAAATGGGCCACCACCCAACAACTTGGGGCTTCAGGCAGAACATCCAGAATTCAAAAACATGTGCTAAGGAGGGGTAGACTGCAAAGCCATAAATGCTTCCCTTTCCAGCAAGCAACGTATCTTTGCAGATGATGTTGCTGCTCCTCCCACCATGAAGTCACGTCTATTTCTAGCCATCAACTTCCCTCACAGATCTGGGCTTCGCCACATGACTTGCTTTGACCCAAGTAGCATTAGCAAAATCAATGCCAGCAGGGGCCTGAAAAGCACTTGCACTTGGGGCTTGTTCCATCTCTTGCTCCTTGGTACTTCCCCAAGAGATCTGAAAACCTAGGTCCACACAATTACCTGTACATGGACCTCTGTGCTGGCTGTGTTCATAACTGCCAAGCTTCGGAAGCAATCAAGGTGTTCTTCAGCAGGTAAACGAataaactgtggtccatccaggCAATGGAACATTATTTGGTACTAAGAAATAATGACCCCTCGAGCCCTgagagacatggaggaaacttccGTCACattactaagtgaaggaagccaactGGAAAAGGCTCCATGCATACTGCATGATTCAAACCATATGATGGCATCcgggaaaagacaaaactatgcaGGCGGTAAGAGGATCAATGTTTGCAGGGGTTGAGGAAAGGGGGGATGATGGGGGTGGGCACACAGGATTTTTAGGACAGACAAACCACTCCGTgtgatactgtaatggtggatacatgtcactaCGTGCAGGGGTCAAAACCCACAGCACGTACCCCCAGAGAGAAGCACAATGCAAACTGCGGCCTTTGAGAGGTGATGATGTGTCAAAGTAGATTCGCTGACTGCAACACACATACCCAGCTGGTGGGGGTACTGCTAGTCGGGGAGGCAGTGCAGGGAGTGAGGAATATGGGCACCCCCCTGACTTTCTGTCCAATTTCACTGTGACCCTAAAACAGCTCTAAAAAGGAAcgtctctctttttaaaacatgatcaTAATCTGGAACTTGTTTCCTCTCTTGCTGCTCTGAGGAACCCTAggacccacagcctgtggaaaaGCCCAGGTGGCCTCTGGATCCTGGTGGCCCTGCCATGCCTATTGCCCCAGCTGATACCAAGCCAATGCCAGGTATGTAAGTGAGGCCCTCCCAGACCTTCAGGCCAGCCAAGGTGCCAGCTGAGCACAGAGAGTAGCCaaaccagccctgcccagccagtTCATAGGatcatgaaataataataaattcttgCTGTTTTCAGCCTTTAATATCAAGGGTAAGTTGATGtcacacaaaaacaactaaaacaCATGTTTTTCAGTTAAAGATGGCAGATGGAACACAGATTTGAGATCAGTCTCTCCTAGAGCCCAACTAAAATGACAGTAAACATTACTTAAAACCATCAGCTCAGGAGCTCCCTGGGGGCCTGGTGGTTGAGGATCCACtgctatcactgctgtgactcgggttactgctgtggcgcaaggttgatccctggcctgggaacttagcAATGCCACGAGTGCAGCTGAAAATGAACGAAtgaaccaaacaaacaaaaaaaaccccataaacaCATAAGGACAAGTTGGAGAGGAGACAAGAGCAACAGTTTTGAAGCTGGCGAGCAGCCTGATGAGTGATCTCTAACTTAGCAGATCAAGACTGCCACATCATAAGCCGGCAGAGGTGAACACTGTTAAGCACCTGATTTGCTTTAGGTGACTAGACTGGCTCCTTCTGGAAAGGGTGAGGGTGGGCTGACTGTGGGCTCAGAACACAGCCCAGAGGAGGACTGTAGGACAGTGTACACATAAAGCCAGGGTGCTTTATCCTACCCCCTGGggctcctgcccccacccacccaggacCAAGGTGGGTCCTTAGAAAGGGTGTCTGGACCAAGAACCATGAGTGGAGGGAGAGGCCCCATCCTGAAAGTAAGAGGATTATGAAGACTTACTGACTGACTCTCAAGGCCATCTCCTCCCCAGCTTCTTCCCTCTCACTCAGCCCCCAGAATGCCTGCTGCTAAATGGTTTCCCTCCAGCAGGAGTCTGGAAACATCTTCTCTGCAGAATCTgaccagagaaagagaaattgacaTAAGGTGCTCTATTGACCTAAGAAGTCGACACAGTTGTCCCCAACAAATAGCTCAGCCAGGTCCCCTCCAGGAGCACTTCTAACCTCTGGAGTGCCCCACTCCCAATATGAACAGCCAGCCAAGGATCACCGCATGTGTGAGGAATGCCTAATCACAGagaacaaaacaagagaaaaaagcaacAGGGAAGAAACAGATTGTATaggaagaagaaaactttttaaaaggatcATCCATATCCTCCAAGAGATAAAAGATGCTGCATGCGGGAAACAAGAACGAGATTCACAGGGCCGGCTCCCTGTGCCCACATCACATCCCCACCACCTCTCTGCAGCTCGCGTGGACAGTTCCCTGCTCCCTGATAATCAGGACATGTCCCACCTCAACCTAGAGCCTCCCCTTGTCTCCGCAGTTTCCCACCTCACGTCTAATAGCTGTAAAGCTGCCGTAGCCACCTCTAGCCCCTGCAGACCCAGCCCAGCAGGTTAGGGGTTCAACAGCCCAGGGAGATGAGAAGCACAGAATAAGTGCCCCAGTCTCATGTCCTCTGAATGACCCAGGAGGACACAGCTTTGCAAAGGCACCAAGGGGCAACATCCCAAGTTGGAGGGGCTCAGAGGAAGACTGGGCAGCCCAGGGGCCTAGAGGTGGGGACTGGGGGTGAGGGGAGTAAGGCAGGCAGTGTGAGCTGAGGAAAGGAGCTATCCAGGGTCTACCCTGCTACCCGAGGAGGTGATAGGTGAGATAGAGGCACAGGTGGAACATTGCCTGGGTGTCATGAGGTCCGGGTCCCAACCTTAATTCTTCCAGTGACAGCAGTGACCTTTGGTAAGTCCTGTCCCCTCTGAGCTCATCCCATATGTGGGTGTGATTCCTGCCCTCACTTGGTGTGGCTGCAGGAAGGCCCCCTTCCCCTCACACGCCCGAGCCTCCTGTGATTCCCTCATGCTACGagtctcagcccccagccccggaTCAAGGGtcccagcttctctctctccAGGACCAACAATGTCAGGTCTCAGAGCCTGGGGAGAAGCAGCAACTCCCTGCCCCAGGCAGCCTTGTCTCTCCTGGAGTGCCCTGCATCCCACCCTGCACCCCTCataccacaccacacacaccacacagcacacacacccaccacgcacacaccccacacacaaccacacacacacaccacacacaacctcacacacaccacacgcaacacacacacacacacagaggtaaatATATATCATACACATACCCCACATATCGcaccacactcacacacacacatctgcttTCCTCTGTCTGCTCTGGGTCCCTGGGTCCCTCTACATGGCGGTTGTTAACTCTAAGTctgcctgtccccaccccttGAAGGAGTGCTCACGTGTAAAACACTGAACGCAGTGCCCAGCGCACCCTGTGCCTCTCTGCACGTGATCCGGCATAATTGGTGCTGTGTTGCTCTGTGTGTCACTgcctccctctccatctcttcccctctgcctcttgctctctgcctgcctcttgttcAGCCCTAGAACTCTCGCTCTCTGCCCAAGTGATTCACTCCTTTCATCCTCAGTCTCTGTTCCCCACTCCAGCCCCTGTCCCCTCCCATTTGGGGACTAATCCCACCCTGAGTGGGTGCAGAACTTCAAGGACAGCC from Sus scrofa isolate TJ Tabasco breed Duroc chromosome 18, Sscrofa11.1, whole genome shotgun sequence carries:
- the INMT gene encoding indolethylamine N-methyltransferase (The RefSeq protein has 1 substitution compared to this genomic sequence), encoding MEGKLYRGEDYKEFDSQDYLKTYYTFDSGTVAENEILKFNLKNLFQTFSSGGVGGDILIDIGTGPTIYQLLSACEVFREIIVSDYTDQNLREVEKWLKEEPGAYDWSPAVQYVCELEGDRSRWQEKEARLRRTVTRLLKCDATEPHPLGPAQVLPADCVLTLLALECACHDVDTYRAAIRNLVSLLKPGGYLVTAVTLGFQGYIVGNKNFFGLHLEKETVEKALQDAGCQVLRCQHSPISYTETFCISKGMCFAVARKSPSA